The Prochlorococcus sp. MIT 1300 genome has a window encoding:
- a CDS encoding iron uptake porin produces the protein MKLFQQLLVAPAALGLMAPVAATAAELNINGVSDYAASSEQVTNASQFSDVHPSDWAYQALTNLAEQTGCVAGTPSGNQSMTRFEAAALLNSCLGNVAEASDDVRRLTSEFGPELAVLKGRVDGLSARVGEFEAGMFSTTTKLSGETVFVTGAVSYDDRDKAGKTDDAFTFNYATRLDLDTSFSGEDLLKTRISAGNFGNTPFGGDAFLERAYTSGSADTLEIDRSYYQFPLGDSFTATVGAVIRQDDMLAVWPSQYPSSSNLDVLTYAGANAAYNLKEGQGAGLSWANDEGVSASLVYVGSNGSDASKGIMTKEGGDDITGQIAYTGEGFGAAVVYTESDEKSGNYDAWGISGYWAPEEVGAIPTVSGGIGFKTLDKETSTAKDEFTWTVGLEWADVGADGNSLGFGFGSAEGWQDKSGYDDPMAYEVWYDMAISDNVSVTPSLFLVEVDGDDKDYSGGLIKTTFRF, from the coding sequence ATGAAACTCTTCCAGCAATTGCTGGTAGCACCTGCTGCGCTTGGCCTTATGGCTCCTGTCGCTGCAACTGCTGCTGAGCTAAACATCAATGGTGTTTCTGACTACGCCGCTTCTAGCGAGCAAGTCACAAATGCTTCTCAATTCTCTGATGTCCATCCTAGTGATTGGGCTTACCAGGCTCTGACCAACTTGGCTGAGCAAACTGGATGCGTAGCTGGAACCCCCAGCGGCAACCAGTCAATGACCCGCTTCGAAGCGGCTGCTCTCCTTAATTCTTGCTTAGGCAACGTCGCTGAAGCTTCTGACGACGTTCGTCGCCTAACCAGCGAGTTCGGCCCTGAACTTGCAGTACTTAAAGGTCGCGTTGATGGCCTAAGTGCTCGTGTTGGCGAGTTTGAAGCAGGAATGTTCTCCACCACCACAAAACTAAGTGGAGAAACAGTATTTGTTACGGGCGCTGTTTCTTATGACGACCGCGACAAAGCTGGCAAGACTGATGATGCATTCACATTCAACTATGCAACCAGGCTTGACCTAGACACCAGCTTCTCTGGCGAAGATTTACTGAAAACCAGAATCAGCGCTGGTAACTTCGGCAACACACCTTTCGGTGGCGATGCATTCTTGGAGAGGGCTTACACCTCTGGATCTGCTGACACACTAGAGATTGATCGTAGTTACTATCAATTCCCTCTTGGTGATTCCTTTACTGCCACCGTTGGCGCAGTAATCCGTCAGGACGACATGCTTGCAGTATGGCCTAGCCAGTACCCAAGCTCATCCAACCTTGATGTCCTCACCTATGCTGGTGCTAATGCCGCATATAACCTTAAAGAAGGCCAAGGTGCAGGTCTTTCCTGGGCAAATGATGAAGGCGTAAGCGCAAGTCTTGTTTATGTAGGCAGCAATGGTTCTGATGCTTCCAAAGGCATCATGACCAAAGAAGGTGGTGATGACATCACAGGCCAGATCGCCTATACCGGCGAAGGATTTGGTGCTGCAGTTGTTTACACCGAATCAGACGAAAAGTCTGGTAATTACGACGCCTGGGGCATCAGTGGTTACTGGGCACCTGAAGAGGTTGGCGCTATTCCTACCGTCAGTGGTGGAATTGGCTTTAAAACCCTTGACAAGGAAACTTCTACTGCAAAAGACGAATTCACTTGGACCGTTGGTCTTGAGTGGGCTGATGTAGGCGCTGATGGCAACTCCCTAGGCTTCGGCTTCGGTAGTGCAGAAGGCTGGCAGGACAAGTCTGGCTATGACGATCCCATGGCTTATGAAGTCTGGTATGACATGGCTATTAGCGACAACGTAAGTGTGACTCCTTCTCTCTTCCTTGTTGAAGTAGACGGAGACGACAAAGACTACTCAGGCGGTCTTATCAAAACCACTTTCCGCTTCTGA
- the cysK gene encoding cysteine synthase A produces the protein MPIASDITALVGRTPLVRLNRIPQATGCKAELLAKLESFNPTASVKDRIAGAMVQAAEQEGTITPGKTILIEPTSGNTGIALAMVAAARGYRLILTMPDTMSTERRSMLRAYGAELQLTPGNEGIQGAIDLAKELVTTTPEAYLLQQFDNPSNPAIHEKTTAEEIWSDCEGHLDGLISGVGTGGTLTGCGRLLKKRNPNLRIFAVEPASSPVLAGGNPGSHRIQGIGAGFIPGVLQQELIDEIIPISDEEAMGMGRRLAKEEGLLSGVSSGAAVAAAIKIGIRPEMANKRLVLILASFGERYLSTPMFNASAISTPRKDGHL, from the coding sequence ATGCCCATTGCATCTGACATCACTGCTCTTGTAGGTCGTACACCTTTAGTACGACTAAATCGAATTCCACAAGCAACTGGCTGTAAAGCCGAATTGTTGGCCAAATTAGAAAGTTTTAACCCGACAGCATCAGTTAAAGACAGAATTGCAGGGGCAATGGTTCAAGCTGCTGAACAAGAAGGCACAATCACACCCGGCAAAACAATTTTAATAGAACCGACGAGTGGAAATACTGGTATAGCCCTTGCGATGGTCGCGGCAGCAAGAGGATATCGATTGATTTTAACTATGCCAGACACTATGAGTACAGAACGTCGCTCAATGTTGAGAGCTTATGGTGCAGAGCTTCAGCTAACTCCTGGGAATGAAGGCATTCAAGGAGCTATTGACTTAGCCAAAGAGTTAGTTACAACAACTCCTGAAGCATATTTACTACAGCAATTTGACAACCCCTCTAATCCAGCAATTCATGAAAAAACAACTGCAGAAGAAATTTGGTCTGATTGTGAAGGCCATCTGGATGGATTGATCTCAGGCGTAGGTACAGGCGGAACACTCACCGGTTGTGGGCGGTTATTAAAAAAACGCAATCCCAACTTGCGCATATTTGCTGTTGAACCCGCTTCGAGTCCAGTTTTAGCTGGTGGCAATCCAGGATCTCATAGGATTCAAGGCATTGGAGCTGGATTCATTCCAGGGGTACTACAACAAGAATTGATAGATGAAATTATTCCCATTAGTGATGAAGAAGCTATGGGGATGGGACGAAGACTTGCCAAAGAAGAAGGTCTATTAAGTGGAGTTAGTAGTGGTGCAGCTGTCGCTGCAGCTATCAAAATTGGTATTAGACCAGAAATGGCCAATAAGCGCCTTGTATTAATTTTGGCGAGTTTCGGGGAACGCTATCTATCAACACCTATGTTCAATGCTTCGGCCATTTCAACACCTCGCAAAGACGGACATCTTTAA
- a CDS encoding J domain-containing protein, producing the protein MILDPYKVLKVSSDATTAEIKAAYRSLVKRHHPDAGGEETEMLKINAAWAILSNQTKKYEYDQTKQQEDAFSRETQKRSIRNSQATAAAHATKGQITAAHLELMNWINHVYLPIDKLLGQVINPFNAELKALSADPYDDILMNNFSRYLSTSQNRLQKVDNLYRSTSTPVLAQGFSLSLYHCLSQVQDAIVELERYTMGYVDSYLHDGQEMLREAKRMRLRLKSERHNLKAS; encoded by the coding sequence ATGATTCTAGATCCATATAAAGTTCTGAAAGTGAGTTCAGATGCAACAACTGCCGAAATAAAGGCAGCATATAGATCATTAGTAAAGCGTCATCATCCAGATGCTGGTGGCGAAGAAACAGAGATGCTAAAGATCAATGCCGCTTGGGCAATATTGAGCAATCAAACTAAAAAATACGAATATGACCAAACGAAACAGCAAGAGGATGCTTTCTCACGAGAAACTCAAAAAAGATCAATTCGTAATTCCCAAGCCACAGCTGCCGCCCATGCCACTAAAGGTCAAATTACTGCAGCACATCTAGAACTTATGAACTGGATCAATCATGTCTACTTGCCAATTGACAAGCTCTTAGGACAAGTAATCAACCCTTTTAATGCTGAACTTAAAGCATTATCTGCAGATCCTTATGACGACATATTAATGAATAATTTTTCAAGATATCTCAGCACAAGTCAAAATCGCCTTCAGAAAGTAGATAATTTGTACAGGTCGACATCAACCCCAGTATTAGCTCAAGGTTTTAGCTTAAGTCTCTATCACTGCCTATCTCAAGTCCAAGATGCAATAGTTGAACTAGAGCGTTACACAATGGGATATGTAGATAGTTATCTGCATGATGGGCAGGAAATGCTAAGAGAAGCCAAGCGAATGCGGCTAAGACTTAAATCAGAGAGACATAACTTAAAAGCCTCATGA
- a CDS encoding glycosyltransferase family 39 protein, whose protein sequence is MKSSWKFWGLVTLLWCIATGLDRLWWNFHAGFPSWDQADYLNSALDHGRAIGFLDGGQWLGWKHLLDLSPKIPPLASLINGSVLSIAGDSPAEAAWSLSIWHGLLLFAIAGWGKTLKGEGFALLTASFVAIAPALMELRTDYVLEMSLTSTVTLALWKLGCWWDPQKGGRWGQSLLACLTVTAAILVKQSALLALLPAVAWASWIAIKRSQATRWQLLIGLTIFSLSIIPWLHHNWITTIGGTNRAVIESAIKEGDPSLFTLENWIWYPRLLPEQIGALYLAIGISGLFLWSIQQSQTNHPLSKSHKEQDDYKSWLWLIITLISAWILTSLSPNKGDRYITPLLPPLLLLLSRGWWEWGTWFNQHYPGKTWKMPCFLITGFLATIPNSLTSQVKRLVLHKQGPLEEIVDTARRANPSKKPMTVIVIPSTPDLNQHNVSYYGRRQGGQLVGRQLGNNKSDLKPLLAQAKWVILAEGDQGSVRSDAKAVDQGIRASKFFIEIKRFPRPQGGSYSLWQRSLKAPPATNFAKDFSKLARGLNNGPKGLAEVFDQVAIQHMLDGHFEYRLEVRENALKQLRKNRNNPDAHWSLALLATLSNRPNQAAKHFSSLEKLLPNSPWPSAYRSVVTLAAWDPWTAVLVADKANQKRPNNVLQGLGDLSGVIGGAIWRLPNASKSIPRAIEEIETALEKS, encoded by the coding sequence ATGAAATCATCTTGGAAATTCTGGGGTTTAGTAACACTTTTATGGTGCATTGCCACAGGTTTAGATCGCTTGTGGTGGAATTTTCATGCTGGATTTCCATCATGGGATCAAGCTGATTATCTAAATAGTGCCTTAGACCATGGCCGTGCCATTGGCTTCCTCGATGGAGGGCAATGGCTTGGGTGGAAGCACTTACTAGACCTTTCACCCAAAATTCCTCCGCTAGCTTCTCTAATTAATGGCAGTGTTTTAAGCATTGCAGGTGACTCCCCCGCTGAAGCGGCCTGGAGCTTAAGTATCTGGCATGGACTACTGCTGTTTGCAATCGCAGGATGGGGCAAAACACTCAAGGGGGAAGGTTTTGCATTACTTACAGCGAGCTTTGTAGCTATAGCACCAGCCTTAATGGAACTCCGTACAGATTATGTATTGGAGATGTCCCTCACATCAACAGTAACCTTAGCTTTATGGAAACTGGGATGTTGGTGGGATCCCCAAAAAGGTGGCCGATGGGGCCAATCTCTGTTGGCTTGTCTAACAGTCACTGCAGCAATACTTGTCAAACAAAGTGCTCTATTAGCACTTCTCCCTGCCGTGGCATGGGCAAGCTGGATAGCTATAAAAAGAAGTCAAGCCACAAGATGGCAACTTTTAATAGGCCTGACAATATTCTCCTTAAGCATCATTCCGTGGTTACACCACAATTGGATCACAACGATTGGAGGAACTAATAGAGCAGTTATTGAATCAGCAATAAAAGAAGGGGACCCATCTCTATTTACATTGGAAAATTGGATTTGGTATCCGCGCTTACTTCCTGAACAAATTGGAGCTCTATATCTAGCAATAGGGATTAGCGGCCTTTTCCTTTGGTCAATCCAACAAAGCCAGACCAACCATCCTTTAAGTAAATCGCATAAAGAACAAGATGATTACAAGTCATGGTTATGGCTAATCATCACCCTGATAAGCGCTTGGATATTAACAAGTCTCAGTCCAAATAAAGGCGATCGTTATATCACCCCTCTTTTACCTCCTTTACTCTTATTGCTTTCGAGAGGCTGGTGGGAGTGGGGTACTTGGTTCAACCAACATTACCCAGGAAAGACATGGAAAATGCCTTGTTTTCTTATAACAGGTTTTTTAGCAACTATTCCAAATTCTTTGACAAGTCAAGTCAAACGACTCGTACTACACAAACAAGGACCTTTAGAAGAAATCGTCGATACAGCTAGACGAGCCAACCCAAGCAAAAAGCCAATGACTGTAATTGTGATACCCAGTACACCGGATCTGAACCAACATAATGTTAGCTACTACGGTCGAAGGCAAGGCGGACAATTGGTTGGCCGCCAGCTTGGTAATAACAAAAGTGATCTAAAGCCTCTTTTGGCACAGGCAAAGTGGGTGATTTTGGCTGAGGGTGATCAAGGCTCTGTCAGATCAGATGCCAAAGCGGTAGACCAAGGTATTAGAGCAAGCAAGTTTTTCATCGAAATTAAAAGGTTCCCAAGACCACAAGGCGGCAGCTATTCCTTATGGCAAAGAAGTCTTAAAGCTCCACCTGCCACAAATTTTGCTAAAGACTTCTCAAAATTAGCGAGAGGATTAAACAATGGGCCAAAAGGATTAGCAGAAGTGTTTGACCAAGTAGCAATTCAACATATGCTTGATGGACATTTCGAATATCGATTAGAAGTTCGGGAGAATGCTTTAAAACAACTGAGAAAAAATCGAAATAATCCTGATGCTCACTGGAGTCTTGCTCTACTAGCCACTTTATCTAACAGACCTAATCAAGCCGCAAAACATTTTTCTTCTCTAGAAAAACTACTACCAAATTCACCATGGCCTAGCGCTTATCGAAGTGTGGTCACCCTTGCAGCATGGGACCCTTGGACAGCAGTCTTAGTAGCTGATAAAGCCAATCAAAAACGACCCAACAATGTTCTTCAAGGACTCGGAGATCTCAGTGGTGTGATAGGGGGAGCTATATGGCGCCTGCCGAATGCATCTAAGTCAATTCCACGGGCAATTGAAGAAATAGAGACAGCTCTTGAGAAGTCTTAA
- a CDS encoding NAD(P)H-quinone oxidoreductase subunit O — MAEENGSDKPSKSLKKGALVRLNRAAYLDSVESTASDENPPAYPFEGPGELLLIKGEYAQIRWRRPVPDVWLRIDQLEVWREEL, encoded by the coding sequence ATGGCTGAAGAAAATGGATCTGATAAGCCCTCCAAAAGCTTAAAAAAAGGGGCATTGGTTCGCCTCAATAGAGCGGCTTATCTAGATAGCGTTGAGTCAACTGCCAGTGATGAGAACCCCCCTGCATATCCATTTGAGGGACCTGGTGAGTTGCTTCTAATTAAAGGTGAATATGCTCAAATTCGTTGGAGACGTCCAGTTCCTGATGTTTGGCTGCGTATTGATCAACTAGAAGTTTGGCGTGAGGAGCTTTAA
- a CDS encoding TIGR01777 family oxidoreductase yields the protein MRLLLLGCSGFIGRELVPHLLNKGHQLTLISRQPFKKLAINGLSISDNLNHLKLDPSSAKSWEDSNLLQALKEANGVINLTGEPIAEKRWTPTHLKTIEDSRLNTTKAVVKAMTQMNKPPSVLINASAIGYYGTSENNLFTEDSVSGSDFLAELCTKWEKAAAQKPNSTRLLIIRIGIVLGPNGGALGKMLPIFKAGLGGPIGNGRQWMSWIFRTDLCEIISQALETKAWTGVINAVAPYPVSMADFATTLGKVLRRPSLLTVPGPILKLLLGDGAQIVLKGQNVQSKKLKALKFSFQYPQLLDALHCANNPQKIDNKKSKIANNQ from the coding sequence ATGCGGTTACTTCTTCTGGGCTGCAGTGGTTTTATAGGTCGTGAACTTGTCCCCCACTTATTAAACAAAGGCCACCAACTAACCCTAATCAGCCGACAGCCATTTAAGAAACTTGCAATCAATGGCCTCTCGATTTCAGACAACCTCAATCATCTAAAACTTGACCCTAGCTCTGCAAAAAGCTGGGAGGACAGCAATCTCTTGCAAGCCTTAAAAGAAGCAAATGGTGTAATTAACCTCACAGGAGAACCGATAGCGGAAAAACGTTGGACGCCTACTCACCTGAAAACGATCGAAGATAGTCGACTCAATACAACAAAAGCAGTAGTAAAGGCGATGACTCAAATGAACAAGCCTCCTTCAGTATTAATCAACGCATCTGCTATTGGCTACTACGGAACAAGCGAAAACAATTTATTTACAGAAGACAGTGTATCTGGCAGCGATTTTCTTGCGGAGCTTTGTACAAAATGGGAAAAGGCTGCTGCCCAAAAACCAAACTCCACAAGATTACTAATTATTCGCATTGGCATAGTCTTAGGCCCCAATGGAGGCGCCTTAGGGAAAATGCTGCCCATATTTAAAGCAGGGCTTGGTGGCCCTATCGGTAATGGACGTCAATGGATGAGTTGGATATTTAGGACGGATCTCTGTGAAATCATCAGCCAGGCACTAGAAACTAAAGCCTGGACTGGAGTAATAAACGCCGTAGCTCCTTATCCTGTATCCATGGCAGATTTTGCAACCACACTTGGGAAGGTTCTTCGCCGCCCAAGCCTATTAACCGTACCTGGACCTATTCTCAAATTACTTTTAGGGGATGGCGCACAAATAGTACTTAAAGGACAAAACGTTCAGTCCAAAAAGTTAAAGGCTTTGAAATTTAGCTTTCAATATCCACAACTTTTAGATGCTCTTCATTGTGCCAACAATCCTCAGAAAATAGATAATAAAAAGAGCAAAATTGCCAACAATCAATGA
- a CDS encoding lipid-A-disaccharide synthase-related protein encodes MARVLLLSNGHGEDLSGAILGEQLKGLGHTVEALPLVGLGAAYKNSGIFVIDEGKEFSTGGIGYTSMSGRLVEFLEGQAFYLLKRVVKLLRMAHFYELIVVVGDVVPVLAAWLSRRPVVTYLVAYSSHYEGRLCLPWPCGACLKSQRFLEVYSRDQLTSNDLSIQLGRIVKFLGNPFMDMVFINQPALPSCRRRLGILPGSRRPEVDKNLLLILSLIELLPEMLIGSGEITLDLALVSALDDVALHHLALSKGWALEGGLSKSSPLRIKRGLLKMNVRRGAFAQILQNSDLLVCMAGTATEQTVGLAKPVVQLVGQGPQFTNTFAEAQRRLLGPTVFCVHGSTGDQSTLRKTASLILDLLARVRNDQKLIDECAKQASIRLGVSGGAHAMANAISKLIH; translated from the coding sequence TTGGCAAGGGTTTTGCTATTAAGTAATGGGCATGGTGAAGACTTATCTGGGGCAATCCTTGGCGAACAATTAAAAGGATTGGGACATACAGTTGAGGCGTTGCCTTTAGTCGGCTTGGGAGCCGCTTATAAAAATTCTGGAATTTTTGTAATTGATGAGGGGAAAGAGTTCAGTACAGGAGGTATTGGATATACAAGTATGAGTGGGCGACTGGTTGAGTTTTTAGAAGGACAAGCTTTTTATTTACTTAAGCGGGTAGTGAAGCTGTTACGAATGGCTCATTTTTATGAGCTGATAGTAGTTGTTGGTGATGTCGTTCCGGTCTTGGCAGCTTGGTTAAGTCGCCGTCCTGTCGTTACCTATTTGGTTGCTTATTCAAGCCATTATGAGGGCAGGTTGTGCCTCCCTTGGCCTTGTGGTGCTTGCTTGAAAAGTCAGCGTTTTTTAGAGGTTTATAGCAGAGATCAATTGACCTCAAATGATCTTTCAATTCAGTTGGGTCGCATCGTGAAGTTCTTAGGCAATCCTTTTATGGATATGGTCTTTATAAATCAACCAGCGTTGCCGTCTTGTCGTAGGCGTTTAGGGATACTGCCGGGGAGTAGAAGGCCTGAGGTTGATAAAAATTTGCTATTGATTCTGAGCTTGATAGAGCTTCTCCCTGAAATGCTTATTGGTAGCGGTGAGATAACTCTGGATTTAGCTTTGGTATCAGCCTTAGATGATGTGGCGCTTCATCATTTGGCTTTGAGTAAAGGTTGGGCTCTAGAAGGTGGGTTGAGTAAATCTTCTCCATTGCGGATCAAACGAGGTTTGTTGAAGATGAATGTTCGCAGAGGTGCCTTTGCTCAAATATTGCAAAATAGTGATCTCTTGGTTTGCATGGCTGGAACAGCCACAGAGCAAACTGTTGGTCTTGCCAAGCCTGTTGTGCAATTGGTAGGTCAAGGACCACAGTTTACGAACACATTTGCTGAAGCTCAGCGTCGATTATTAGGACCCACAGTTTTTTGCGTTCATGGATCTACTGGAGATCAATCGACCTTAAGGAAGACAGCCAGTCTCATTCTTGACCTTTTGGCACGAGTTAGGAATGACCAGAAACTTATAGATGAATGTGCAAAGCAAGCCAGTATTAGGCTTGGAGTATCCGGTGGAGCTCATGCAATGGCTAATGCTATTTCTAAACTTATTCATTGA
- a CDS encoding iron-sulfur cluster assembly accessory protein, producing the protein MSSAETTAVTHTAADGKGILITEMAMQQLSRLANEQGETQVLRVGVRSGGCSGMSYTMDFVPSSEIQEADEVYEYLISDGTSLRVVSDPKSLLYIYGMQLDFSTDLIGGGFNFTNPNATQTCGCGSSFAV; encoded by the coding sequence ATGAGCAGTGCTGAAACTACTGCTGTTACCCATACAGCAGCAGATGGTAAGGGAATCTTAATTACTGAAATGGCCATGCAGCAGTTGTCTCGACTGGCTAATGAGCAGGGTGAAACTCAGGTCTTGAGGGTGGGAGTGCGTTCTGGGGGTTGCAGCGGAATGAGTTATACGATGGATTTTGTCCCTTCTTCTGAAATACAAGAGGCAGACGAGGTTTATGAATACCTGATTTCAGATGGAACCTCGTTGAGAGTTGTATCAGATCCGAAAAGTCTTCTATACATTTACGGAATGCAATTGGATTTCAGTACCGACCTGATCGGTGGTGGCTTTAACTTCACTAATCCTAATGCCACGCAAACATGTGGTTGCGGTAGCTCATTCGCAGTATGA
- the zds gene encoding 9,9'-di-cis-zeta-carotene desaturase encodes MRVAIVGSGLAGLTAAVDLVDAGHSVDLYEARPFVGGKVGSWEDKDGNHIEMGLHVFFFNYANLFALMRKVGAFKNLLPKDHTHLFVNSGGDLRSLDFRFALGAPFNGLKAFFTTPQLNWIDKLQNALALGTSPIPLGLINYEGAMKIIRELDSISFQKWFLSHGGSQQSINRMWNPIAYALGFIDCKTISARCMLTIFMMFAARTEASKLNLLKGSPHRWLTAPILDYIQAKGGKLHLRHRVREIHYDTNHSSNITGLTIGTPNGDITVQADAYLAACDVPGIQKLLPKEWRKFSEFAAIDKLTAVPVATVQLRYNGWVTELNNSSARNNLTTPAGLNNLLYTADADFSCFADLALTSPEDYLLEGQGSLLQCVLTPGDPWIPKSIEEIVNHTDKQVRQLFPSSRSLKLVWSNVVKLAQSLYRESPGMEVFRPDQATPIKNFFLAGSYTRQDYIDSMEGATMSGHLAAGKIMRKPAKLATNKAVA; translated from the coding sequence GTGCGAGTAGCAATCGTTGGAAGTGGGCTTGCAGGCCTTACCGCAGCCGTGGACCTTGTTGATGCAGGGCATTCCGTGGACCTCTATGAAGCCAGACCCTTTGTAGGCGGCAAAGTGGGTAGCTGGGAAGACAAAGATGGAAACCACATTGAAATGGGCCTACACGTCTTCTTTTTCAATTACGCAAACCTCTTTGCCCTTATGCGAAAAGTAGGGGCATTTAAAAACTTGCTTCCAAAAGACCACACACATTTATTTGTGAACAGCGGAGGCGACCTACGATCGCTGGACTTTCGCTTTGCCTTGGGCGCGCCCTTTAATGGACTCAAGGCATTTTTTACTACACCACAACTGAACTGGATAGACAAATTACAAAATGCTCTTGCTCTAGGAACCAGCCCTATACCTTTGGGCCTAATTAATTATGAAGGTGCAATGAAAATAATTCGGGAGCTGGACTCAATCAGTTTCCAAAAATGGTTCTTAAGTCATGGGGGAAGTCAACAAAGCATTAATAGGATGTGGAATCCAATAGCTTATGCATTGGGCTTCATAGACTGCAAAACAATTTCTGCAAGATGCATGTTGACTATCTTTATGATGTTCGCAGCTCGAACAGAAGCATCCAAGCTGAATCTACTAAAAGGATCACCACATCGTTGGCTAACTGCACCAATATTAGATTACATTCAGGCTAAAGGTGGAAAGCTACACTTAAGACATAGAGTACGGGAAATTCATTATGATACGAACCATTCATCAAACATAACAGGGTTAACTATAGGCACACCAAATGGAGATATAACTGTTCAAGCAGATGCATACCTGGCAGCATGTGATGTTCCAGGAATTCAAAAACTACTACCTAAAGAGTGGAGAAAATTCTCAGAGTTTGCCGCAATAGATAAACTAACAGCGGTACCAGTCGCAACCGTTCAACTTCGATACAATGGATGGGTCACAGAACTGAATAATTCCAGTGCCCGAAATAACCTAACAACTCCTGCGGGGTTAAATAATCTTTTATATACAGCAGATGCAGATTTTAGCTGCTTCGCAGATCTAGCACTAACTAGTCCCGAAGACTATCTATTAGAAGGGCAAGGTTCCTTGCTTCAATGTGTTCTTACTCCCGGAGATCCATGGATCCCAAAATCAATCGAAGAAATTGTCAACCATACAGACAAGCAAGTTCGTCAATTATTCCCTTCCTCTCGTTCACTAAAATTAGTTTGGAGCAATGTAGTAAAACTGGCCCAATCGCTATATAGAGAAAGTCCGGGCATGGAGGTTTTCCGGCCTGACCAAGCTACTCCAATAAAAAATTTCTTTTTAGCGGGTAGTTATACTCGTCAGGATTACATAGACTCCATGGAAGGTGCAACAATGAGTGGTCATCTTGCCGCAGGCAAAATAATGCGTAAACCTGCAAAGCTTGCAACAAATAAGGCGGTTGCATAA
- a CDS encoding SRPBCC family protein has protein sequence MGRWLEHTVVSNIDAPVDQVWKVWSDLEAMPLWMSWIESVKTMNEEDKVLPDLTEWTLAANGFRFKWKAKITERVDAQKLQWESIGGLPTKGAVRFYEEKDNSTVVKLCVSYELPRVLAPIMEPNILGGMVTNELQENINRFKKLVESGYSKNN, from the coding sequence ATGGGACGCTGGTTAGAACATACGGTTGTCAGCAATATTGACGCGCCTGTTGATCAGGTGTGGAAGGTATGGAGTGATTTAGAGGCAATGCCTCTATGGATGAGTTGGATCGAATCCGTCAAAACAATGAATGAAGAAGATAAAGTCCTGCCAGACTTAACAGAATGGACCTTGGCAGCCAACGGATTTCGCTTTAAATGGAAAGCAAAGATTACTGAAAGAGTTGATGCTCAGAAATTGCAATGGGAATCCATAGGAGGACTACCCACAAAAGGGGCAGTAAGGTTTTACGAGGAAAAAGACAACTCAACTGTTGTCAAATTATGTGTTAGCTATGAGTTGCCAAGAGTTCTAGCTCCAATAATGGAGCCAAATATTCTTGGAGGAATGGTAACAAATGAATTACAGGAAAATATAAATCGATTTAAAAAGCTAGTTGAAAGCGGCTATTCAAAAAATAATTAA